A single genomic interval of Penaeus chinensis breed Huanghai No. 1 chromosome 23, ASM1920278v2, whole genome shotgun sequence harbors:
- the LOC125037290 gene encoding FACT complex subunit Ssrp1-like isoform X1, with the protein MKEEVPVLEYGDVAIESRGMMVPVRLKLSDQGITFRNVKTGKVETLNASDIEVVNWQRLAGSYGVRIFTENGSLYRFGGFKEAEQSKLEKFFKNTYNKTMSEKEFSVKGWNYGTAKFEGACLSFEVGNMPAFEVPIVNASGCTTGKNEVTLEFHQHDDAAINLMEMRFHIPSSELAGDDPVENFQQRVMAKASVITATGDALAIFREVQCLTPRGRYDIKVYPSFIQLHGKTFDFKIPVQTVLRLFLLPHMDQRQHFFVVSLDPPIKQGQTRYPYLILLFSGDDSDTIELPLTEEELQEKYEGRMEKEMTGSQFELISKIFKGLCNRKIVTPGNFVGHSGTPAIGCSYKAAAGYLYPLERGLIYVHKPPVHIRFDEIISVNFARSGSTTRSFDFEVEVKNGVINTFSSIEKGEYNRLFDYVNQKKLRIKNRGKMEMGGRKDDFDDSDADENDPYMRRVREEAKERDDDDDEGSSEDEDFAPGEEGSDVAEEYDSYAGDSSDDSDAGDSDDSGKKKKKEKKEPKKPKAKTVSEKPRKKRQKKEKDENKPKRAQSAYFIWLNEHREQIKKENPGISITELSKVAGQKWRELKDRKEWEEKAAEAKKEYEAAMKEYKASGGGAPPAKAKKASSSPKKPVVASPTKAGSGGGFKSKEYIDDESSEEESAGDKPPKKKSKKEQKSKKKQESEDEEEEEEEEEEEEEESSEDESGSD; encoded by the exons ACGTCGCTATCGAATCCAGGGGCATGATG GTTCCTGTGCGTTTAAAGCTCAGCGACCAGGGAATCACATTCAGAAATGTCAAGACAGGGAAAGTGGAAACACTAAATGCATCAGATATTGAAGTTGTGAACTGGCAGAGACTTGCAGGTAGCTATGGGGTCCGTATCTTCACAGAGAATGGCAGTCTGTATCGATTTGGAGGTTTCAAGGAAGCG GAGCAGTCCAAACTGGAAAAGTTCTTCAAGAACACCTACAACAAAACCATGTCTGAAAAGGAGTTTTCAGTTAAGGGCTGGAACTATGGCACAGCTAAGTTTGAAGGAGCTTGCCTCTCCTTTGAGGTGGGCAACATGCCTGCTTTTGAAGTGCCAATTGTTAATGCCTCAGGTTGTACCACAGGAAAGAATGAGGTTACCTTAGAGTTCCACCAG CACGACGATGCAGCCATCAACCTAATGGAGATGCGCTTCCACATCCCATCCTCTGAGTTAGCTGGCGATGACCCTGTAGAGAACTTCCAGCAACGAGTCATGGCCAAAGCCTCGGTCATCACAGCCACAGGAGATGCTCTGGCCATCTTCAGGGAGGTCCAGTGTCTTACTCCTCG AGGTCGATATGACATCAAAGTTTATCCTTCCTTTATCCAACTCCACGGTAAGACGTTTGACTTCAAGATTCCAGTCCAGACTGTCTTGCGTCTGTTTCTTCTACCTCACATGGATCAGCGACAGCATTTCTTTGTG gTGTCCCTGGACCCACCCATCAAGCAGGGTCAGACACGCTACCCGTACCTGATTCTGTTGTTCTCTGGTGATGATAGTGACACAATTGAGCTGCCTTTAACAGA GGAGGAATTGCAGGAGAAGTATGAGGGCCGCATGGAGAAAGAGATGACAGGTTCACAGTTTGAGCTCATCAGTAAGATCTTCAAGGGTCTCTGTAACCGCAAGATCGTCACACCTGGCAATTTCGTTGG TCACTCAGGAACACCTGCCATTGGTTGCTCCTACAAGGCTGCTGCTGGTTACCTATACCCACTGGAGCGTGGCCTCATCTACGTACACAAACCACCTGTTCACATCAGATTTGATGAAATTATCTCGGTTAACTTTGCCAGATCCGGGTCCACCACAAGGTCTTTTGATTTTGAG GTTGAGGTTAAAAACGGAGTGATTAACACCTTCAGCAGTATTGAAAAGGGAGAATACAACCGCCTCTTTGACTATGTGAACCAGAAGAAACTGCGAATCAAGAACAGAGGAAAGATG GAAATGGGTGGCAGGAAAGATGACTTCGATGACAGCGATGCAGACGAGAATGATCCCTACATGCGACGTGTTCGTGAAGAGGCCAAGGAgcgtgatgatgacgacgatgagggATCCAGTGAGGATGAGGACTTCGCAccaggagaggaaggaagcgatGTGGCAGAGGA GTATGACAGCTATGCTGGAGACAGCAGTGATGACTCAGATGCAGGAGATTCTGATGAtagtggaaagaagaagaagaaggagaagaaagagccaaag AAACCTAAAGCGAAAACAGTGTCAGAGAAACCACGCAAGAAacgacagaagaaggagaaggacgaaaacaaaccaaaacgaGCCCAGTCGGCTTACTTCATCTGGCTGAATGAACACCGAGAGCAGATCAAGAAGGAAAACCCAGGCATCTCGATCACCGAACTCTCCAAAGTGGCAGGGCAGAAGTGGAGGGAGCTCAAGGACAGGAAG gaatgggaggagaaagcAGCAGAAGCCAAGAAGGAATATGAGGCAGCCATGAAGGAGTACAAAGCATCGGGAGGAGGAGCGCCCCCAGCCAAGGCCAAGAAGGCTAGCAGTTCACCCAAAAAACCAGTAGTGGCCTCACCAACCAAGGCTGGCTCTGGTGGTGGATTCAAGTCCAAGGAGTATATCGACGACGAGTCCAGTGAGGAGGAGAGTGCTGGCGACAAACCACCCAAAAAGAAATCCAAGAAGGAACAGAAGTCCAAGAAGAAG
- the LOC125037290 gene encoding FACT complex subunit Ssrp1-like isoform X2 — MKEEVPVLEYGDVAIESRGMMVPVRLKLSDQGITFRNVKTGKVETLNASDIEVVNWQRLAGSYGVRIFTENGSLYRFGGFKEAEQSKLEKFFKNTYNKTMSEKEFSVKGWNYGTAKFEGACLSFEVGNMPAFEVPIVNASGCTTGKNEVTLEFHQHDDAAINLMEMRFHIPSSELAGDDPVENFQQRVMAKASVITATGDALAIFREVQCLTPRGRYDIKVYPSFIQLHGKTFDFKIPVQTVLRLFLLPHMDQRQHFFVVSLDPPIKQGQTRYPYLILLFSGDDSDTIELPLTEEELQEKYEGRMEKEMTGSQFELISKIFKGLCNRKIVTPGNFVGHSGTPAIGCSYKAAAGYLYPLERGLIYVHKPPVHIRFDEIISVNFARSGSTTRSFDFEVEVKNGVINTFSSIEKGEYNRLFDYVNQKKLRIKNRGKMEMGGRKDDFDDSDADENDPYMRRVREEAKERDDDDDEGSSEDEDFAPGEEGSDVAEEYDSYAGDSSDDSDAGDSDDSGKKKKKEKKEPKKPKAKTVSEKPRKKRQKKEKDENKPKRAQSAYFIWLNEHREQIKKENPGISITELSKVAGQKWRELKDRKEWEEKAAEAKKEYEAAMKEYKASGGGAPPAKAKKASSSPKKPVVASPTKAGSGGGFKSKEYIDDESSEEESAGDKPPKKKSKKEQKSKKKESEDEEEEEEEEEEEEEESSEDESGSD; from the exons ACGTCGCTATCGAATCCAGGGGCATGATG GTTCCTGTGCGTTTAAAGCTCAGCGACCAGGGAATCACATTCAGAAATGTCAAGACAGGGAAAGTGGAAACACTAAATGCATCAGATATTGAAGTTGTGAACTGGCAGAGACTTGCAGGTAGCTATGGGGTCCGTATCTTCACAGAGAATGGCAGTCTGTATCGATTTGGAGGTTTCAAGGAAGCG GAGCAGTCCAAACTGGAAAAGTTCTTCAAGAACACCTACAACAAAACCATGTCTGAAAAGGAGTTTTCAGTTAAGGGCTGGAACTATGGCACAGCTAAGTTTGAAGGAGCTTGCCTCTCCTTTGAGGTGGGCAACATGCCTGCTTTTGAAGTGCCAATTGTTAATGCCTCAGGTTGTACCACAGGAAAGAATGAGGTTACCTTAGAGTTCCACCAG CACGACGATGCAGCCATCAACCTAATGGAGATGCGCTTCCACATCCCATCCTCTGAGTTAGCTGGCGATGACCCTGTAGAGAACTTCCAGCAACGAGTCATGGCCAAAGCCTCGGTCATCACAGCCACAGGAGATGCTCTGGCCATCTTCAGGGAGGTCCAGTGTCTTACTCCTCG AGGTCGATATGACATCAAAGTTTATCCTTCCTTTATCCAACTCCACGGTAAGACGTTTGACTTCAAGATTCCAGTCCAGACTGTCTTGCGTCTGTTTCTTCTACCTCACATGGATCAGCGACAGCATTTCTTTGTG gTGTCCCTGGACCCACCCATCAAGCAGGGTCAGACACGCTACCCGTACCTGATTCTGTTGTTCTCTGGTGATGATAGTGACACAATTGAGCTGCCTTTAACAGA GGAGGAATTGCAGGAGAAGTATGAGGGCCGCATGGAGAAAGAGATGACAGGTTCACAGTTTGAGCTCATCAGTAAGATCTTCAAGGGTCTCTGTAACCGCAAGATCGTCACACCTGGCAATTTCGTTGG TCACTCAGGAACACCTGCCATTGGTTGCTCCTACAAGGCTGCTGCTGGTTACCTATACCCACTGGAGCGTGGCCTCATCTACGTACACAAACCACCTGTTCACATCAGATTTGATGAAATTATCTCGGTTAACTTTGCCAGATCCGGGTCCACCACAAGGTCTTTTGATTTTGAG GTTGAGGTTAAAAACGGAGTGATTAACACCTTCAGCAGTATTGAAAAGGGAGAATACAACCGCCTCTTTGACTATGTGAACCAGAAGAAACTGCGAATCAAGAACAGAGGAAAGATG GAAATGGGTGGCAGGAAAGATGACTTCGATGACAGCGATGCAGACGAGAATGATCCCTACATGCGACGTGTTCGTGAAGAGGCCAAGGAgcgtgatgatgacgacgatgagggATCCAGTGAGGATGAGGACTTCGCAccaggagaggaaggaagcgatGTGGCAGAGGA GTATGACAGCTATGCTGGAGACAGCAGTGATGACTCAGATGCAGGAGATTCTGATGAtagtggaaagaagaagaagaaggagaagaaagagccaaag AAACCTAAAGCGAAAACAGTGTCAGAGAAACCACGCAAGAAacgacagaagaaggagaaggacgaaaacaaaccaaaacgaGCCCAGTCGGCTTACTTCATCTGGCTGAATGAACACCGAGAGCAGATCAAGAAGGAAAACCCAGGCATCTCGATCACCGAACTCTCCAAAGTGGCAGGGCAGAAGTGGAGGGAGCTCAAGGACAGGAAG gaatgggaggagaaagcAGCAGAAGCCAAGAAGGAATATGAGGCAGCCATGAAGGAGTACAAAGCATCGGGAGGAGGAGCGCCCCCAGCCAAGGCCAAGAAGGCTAGCAGTTCACCCAAAAAACCAGTAGTGGCCTCACCAACCAAGGCTGGCTCTGGTGGTGGATTCAAGTCCAAGGAGTATATCGACGACGAGTCCAGTGAGGAGGAGAGTGCTGGCGACAAACCACCCAAAAAGAAATCCAAGAAGGAACAGAAGTCCAAGAAGAAG